One Pseudomonas sp. AN-1 genomic region harbors:
- a CDS encoding SLC13 family permease — translation MTGSQMAIVAVLLVTLALFLWGRWRHDLVALAALLACVLLGLVPAEEAFAGFGHPAVITVACVLVLGQGLQQSGAVDILAQRLLPGSGGPTSSLLALLGLAALLSGFMNNVGALALLMPIALQLAAKHQLAPGQVLMPLSFASILGGMTTLIGTPPNLIVSGYRASSGLGGYAMFDFTPVGLAVALLGVLFVGLLGWRWVPAQRPAGTAHFESDSYLSEVRIEEGGKAADKMLREVEQLLDDCDAQIVGLVRHDVRIASPAPRRRLQAGDILIIEVEPESLSPALASLGAKLVEDVPPPAPEPLPAEDGGDLPAAAADQAPGAGQAPEPGGEVADAAPRSRAGSEELVIRELVVMPGSSLIRRSARDLELRSRYGINLLAISRQGLRVIRRLRSTPLSAGDMLLLQGGEEALAGFAGLFGCLPLAPRDIRVPRPGQALLAGVLMLAAVALAAFGVLPAAVALAGGALAFALTNLVPPRALYTAIDWPVIVLLGAMLPVADAMFSTGAAGVIARFLLEHLARGEALLALVLLLVVTMFLSDLMNNAATAAVMSPIALSSAAQLGVNADAFLMAIAVGASCAFLTPIGHQNNTLILGPGGLRFGDFWRLGLALELVVLAVGVPMLLWVWPL, via the coding sequence ATGACGGGCTCCCAGATGGCGATAGTCGCGGTGCTGCTGGTCACCCTGGCGCTGTTCCTCTGGGGCCGCTGGCGGCACGACCTGGTGGCGCTGGCCGCGCTGCTGGCCTGCGTGCTGCTCGGCCTGGTGCCGGCCGAGGAGGCCTTCGCCGGCTTCGGCCATCCGGCGGTGATCACCGTCGCCTGCGTGCTGGTGCTCGGCCAGGGCCTGCAGCAGAGCGGTGCGGTGGACATCCTCGCGCAGCGCCTGCTGCCCGGCAGCGGCGGGCCGACCAGCAGCCTGCTGGCGCTGCTGGGGCTGGCCGCGCTGCTGTCGGGGTTCATGAACAACGTCGGCGCCCTGGCCCTGCTGATGCCGATCGCCCTGCAGCTGGCGGCGAAGCACCAGCTGGCGCCGGGCCAGGTGCTGATGCCGCTGTCGTTCGCCTCGATCCTCGGCGGCATGACCACCCTGATCGGCACGCCCCCCAACCTGATCGTCTCCGGCTACCGTGCCTCCAGCGGCCTGGGCGGCTACGCCATGTTCGACTTCACCCCGGTGGGGCTGGCGGTGGCGCTGCTCGGCGTGCTGTTCGTCGGTCTGCTCGGCTGGCGCTGGGTACCGGCGCAGCGCCCGGCCGGCACCGCGCACTTCGAGAGCGACAGCTATCTCAGCGAGGTGCGCATCGAGGAGGGCGGCAAGGCGGCCGACAAGATGCTGCGCGAGGTCGAGCAACTGCTCGACGACTGCGACGCGCAGATCGTCGGCCTGGTCCGCCACGACGTGCGCATCGCCTCGCCGGCACCGCGCCGGCGCCTGCAGGCCGGCGACATCCTGATCATCGAGGTCGAGCCGGAGTCGCTGTCCCCGGCGCTGGCCAGCCTGGGCGCCAAGCTGGTGGAGGACGTGCCGCCGCCGGCCCCGGAGCCGCTGCCCGCAGAGGATGGTGGCGATCTGCCGGCCGCGGCGGCGGACCAGGCACCCGGCGCGGGGCAGGCGCCGGAGCCGGGTGGGGAGGTCGCGGATGCGGCGCCGAGGAGCCGGGCCGGCAGCGAGGAGCTGGTGATCCGCGAGCTGGTGGTGATGCCGGGCTCCAGCCTGATCCGCCGCTCGGCCAGGGATCTGGAGCTGCGCAGCCGCTACGGCATCAACCTGCTGGCGATCTCGCGCCAGGGCCTGCGGGTGATCCGTCGCCTGCGCTCGACGCCGCTGAGCGCCGGCGACATGCTGCTGCTGCAGGGCGGCGAGGAGGCGCTGGCCGGCTTCGCCGGGCTGTTCGGCTGCCTGCCGCTGGCGCCGCGCGACATCCGCGTGCCGAGGCCGGGCCAGGCGCTGCTCGCCGGGGTGCTGATGCTGGCGGCGGTGGCGCTGGCGGCCTTCGGCGTGCTGCCGGCGGCGGTGGCCTTAGCCGGCGGCGCGCTGGCCTTCGCGCTGACCAATCTGGTGCCGCCGCGCGCCCTGTACACGGCGATCGACTGGCCGGTGATCGTGCTGCTCGGCGCCATGCTGCCGGTGGCCGACGCCATGTTCTCCACCGGCGCGGCCGGCGTCATCGCCCGTTTCCTGCTCGAGCACCTGGCGCGTGGCGAGGCGCTGCTGGCGCTGGTGCTGCTGCTGGTGGTGACCATGTTCCTCTCCGACCTGATGAACAACGCCGCCACCGCCGCGGTGATGAGCCCGATCGCCCTGAGCAGCGCGGCGCAGCTCGGAGTCAACGCCGACGCCTTCCTGATGGCCATCGCGGTGGGCGCCTCCTGCGCCTTCCTCACCCCCATCGGCCACCAGAACAACACCCTGATCCTCGGCCCCGGCGGGCTGCGCTTCGGCGACTTCTGGCGCCTGGGACTGGCGCTGGAGCTGGTCGTGCTGGCGGTGGGGGTGCCCATGCTGCTGTGGGTCTGGCCACTCTGA
- a CDS encoding quinoprotein relay system zinc metallohydrolase 1: MRLVTLLVAIFLSLPLMAAELAYDLEPRQIAADTWLLEGSTGNFEMANGGNIVNVAFIVTEAGVVLIDTGISKRYGEALRAAIGRVTDRPIALVINTHHHPDHVFGNQAFSDVPIASLAKTRELLAEQGGAFADNMYRLLGDWMRGTEVLLPGETLEPGVREIGGHRLQLLAFSGHTGADLAVFDQTTGVLFAADLVFYQRALTTPQTPGLEVWLGDLAELEKLPYKLLVPGHGPVATGREPFVQMRDYLGWLDGLLREAAVAGLDMNEAMQAPIPERFAAISLTRFELIRTVSHLYPRYEAQVFRRVDAGQ, translated from the coding sequence ATGCGTTTGGTTACCTTGCTCGTGGCGATCTTCCTCAGCCTGCCGCTGATGGCGGCCGAGCTGGCCTACGACCTCGAGCCCCGGCAGATCGCCGCGGACACCTGGCTGCTGGAAGGCAGCACCGGCAACTTCGAGATGGCCAACGGCGGCAACATCGTCAACGTGGCGTTCATCGTCACCGAGGCCGGGGTGGTGCTGATCGACACCGGCATCTCGAAGCGCTACGGCGAGGCGCTGCGCGCCGCCATCGGCCGGGTCACCGACCGGCCGATCGCCCTGGTGATCAACACCCACCACCATCCCGACCACGTGTTCGGCAACCAGGCCTTCAGCGATGTGCCCATCGCCAGCCTGGCGAAGACCCGCGAGCTGCTGGCCGAGCAGGGTGGCGCCTTCGCCGACAACATGTACCGCCTGCTCGGCGACTGGATGCGCGGCACCGAGGTGCTGCTGCCCGGCGAGACGCTGGAGCCCGGCGTGCGCGAGATCGGCGGCCACCGCCTGCAGCTGCTGGCCTTCAGCGGCCACACCGGCGCCGACCTGGCGGTGTTCGACCAGACCACCGGCGTGCTGTTCGCCGCCGACCTGGTGTTCTACCAGCGCGCCCTGACCACCCCGCAGACGCCGGGGCTGGAGGTCTGGCTGGGCGACCTGGCGGAGCTGGAGAAGCTGCCCTACAAGCTGCTGGTGCCCGGCCACGGCCCGGTCGCCACGGGGCGCGAGCCCTTCGTGCAGATGCGCGACTACCTCGGCTGGCTCGACGGTCTGCTGCGCGAGGCGGCGGTCGCCGGCCTGGACATGAACGAGGCGATGCAGGCGCCGATCCCCGAGCGTTTCGCCGCCATCAGCCTGACCCGCTTCGAGCTGATCCGCACGGTCAGCCACCTCTACCCCAGGTACGAGGCGCAGGTGTTCCGGCGGGTGGATGCGGGGCAGTAG
- a CDS encoding quinoprotein dehydrogenase-associated SoxYZ-like carrier, with protein MGLALGWLLLSNPLWAAESDPLQSPMWSFHQTRFLGEAPYEFDERVRLSAPPFAEDSRQVPISIDASALGSEVVRIVAWAELNPIPHIFTFFPSGPVAPRIALNIRVEQATPIRAAVLTRDGTWHVGSTRVDAAGGGCTAPSAVRAQAGWEEHLGEIFGARFPQGDGSRLRLRIAHPMDNGLSGGIPEFFVERAELRGAGGAVLASLELHPSVSENPTLTLQLDGQDADQQLWLRDNNGNEFEAAF; from the coding sequence ATGGGGCTGGCGCTGGGCTGGCTGTTGCTGAGCAATCCGCTGTGGGCGGCGGAGTCCGATCCGCTGCAGTCGCCGATGTGGAGCTTCCACCAGACGCGCTTCCTCGGCGAGGCGCCCTACGAGTTCGACGAGCGGGTGCGCCTCAGCGCGCCACCGTTCGCCGAGGATTCGCGCCAGGTGCCGATCAGCATCGACGCCTCGGCGCTGGGCAGCGAGGTGGTGCGCATCGTCGCCTGGGCCGAGCTCAACCCGATCCCGCACATCTTCACCTTCTTCCCCAGCGGGCCGGTGGCGCCGCGCATCGCCCTCAACATCCGCGTCGAGCAGGCCACGCCGATCCGCGCCGCGGTGCTGACCCGCGACGGCACCTGGCACGTCGGCTCGACCCGCGTCGACGCCGCCGGCGGCGGCTGCACCGCGCCCAGCGCGGTGCGCGCCCAGGCCGGCTGGGAGGAACACCTCGGCGAGATCTTCGGCGCCCGCTTCCCGCAGGGCGACGGCAGCCGCCTGCGCCTGCGCATCGCCCACCCGATGGACAACGGCCTGTCCGGCGGCATCCCCGAGTTCTTCGTCGAGCGCGCCGAGCTGCGTGGCGCGGGCGGCGCGGTGCTGGCCAGCCTGGAGCTGCACCCCTCGGTCAGCGAGAACCCGACCCTGACCCTGCAGCTGGACGGCCAGGACGCCGACCAGCAGCTGTGGCTGCGCGACAACAACGGCAACGAGTTCGAGGCGGCGTTCTGA
- a CDS encoding substrate-binding periplasmic protein — translation MRLLALLFASLLLLAQGAQAQVRPFDDIVASGVLKVAVYENFPPYSYQQDGQARGVDVELAQKLADSQELRLELMWITPGEKLDDDLRNFVWKGHYLRPDELADVMLRVPYDRNYAFKRNELGELVNELVVMFGPYQRERWQVAHDTRRLKEVPSVAVFGYHPIGVELESVPSFYMSSVFGGRMSGNTRHYPSPPLAFAAMREGKVDAVMAMRGEIDWLLHEAGDSQLKAADNAYPEMGRQQWDIGMAVHESNRQLAYALEGALVELIGSGELAKVYARYGLRYEVPELYEGEVQAQTHGE, via the coding sequence ATGCGCCTGCTCGCCCTGCTGTTCGCCAGCCTGCTGCTGCTCGCCCAGGGCGCGCAGGCGCAGGTCCGGCCGTTCGACGACATCGTCGCCTCGGGAGTGCTCAAGGTGGCGGTATACGAGAACTTCCCTCCCTACAGCTACCAGCAGGACGGCCAGGCGCGCGGCGTCGACGTCGAGCTGGCGCAGAAGCTCGCCGACAGCCAGGAGCTGCGCCTGGAGCTGATGTGGATCACGCCAGGCGAGAAGCTCGACGACGACCTGCGCAACTTCGTCTGGAAGGGCCACTACCTGCGCCCCGACGAACTCGCCGACGTCATGCTGCGGGTGCCCTACGACCGCAACTACGCGTTCAAGCGCAACGAGCTGGGCGAGCTGGTCAACGAGCTGGTGGTGATGTTCGGCCCCTACCAGCGCGAGCGCTGGCAGGTCGCCCACGACACCCGCCGCCTCAAGGAAGTGCCCAGCGTCGCGGTGTTCGGCTACCACCCCATCGGCGTCGAGCTGGAGAGCGTGCCGTCGTTCTACATGAGCTCGGTGTTCGGCGGGCGCATGAGCGGCAACACCCGCCACTATCCGAGCCCGCCGCTGGCCTTCGCCGCCATGCGCGAGGGCAAGGTGGATGCGGTGATGGCCATGCGCGGCGAGATCGACTGGCTGCTCCACGAAGCCGGGGATTCGCAGCTCAAGGCCGCCGACAACGCCTATCCGGAGATGGGCCGCCAGCAGTGGGACATCGGCATGGCGGTGCACGAGAGCAACCGCCAGCTGGCCTATGCCCTGGAGGGCGCCCTGGTGGAGCTGATCGGCTCCGGCGAGCTGGCAAAGGTCTACGCGCGCTACGGCCTGCGCTACGAGGTGCCCGAGCTGTACGAGGGCGAGGTGCAGGCGCAGACCCACGGCGAGTGA
- the pedF gene encoding cytochrome c-550 PedF — MNNKKFLPALLATLALGAATQVLAHGDVTPQAVNTAGLEQLGSEWRDENPYRAPYENNAHAVEIGKSAYTQNCARCHGLDAISGGIAPDLRMLDAGIEGDEWFKERVINGAVRDGRVYMPKMADFLSQEALWAIRSYLESVAITE, encoded by the coding sequence ATGAACAACAAGAAATTCCTGCCGGCCCTTCTGGCTACCCTGGCCCTCGGCGCCGCCACCCAGGTCCTGGCCCATGGCGACGTGACGCCGCAGGCCGTCAACACCGCCGGCCTGGAGCAGCTGGGTAGCGAGTGGCGTGACGAGAACCCCTATCGCGCGCCCTACGAGAACAATGCCCATGCCGTGGAAATCGGCAAGTCCGCCTATACCCAGAACTGCGCGCGCTGCCACGGCCTGGATGCCATCTCCGGCGGCATCGCCCCCGACCTGCGCATGCTGGATGCCGGCATCGAGGGCGACGAGTGGTTCAAGGAGCGGGTGATCAACGGCGCGGTGCGCGACGGTCGCGTGTACATGCCGAAGATGGCCGACTTCCTCAGCCAGGAAGCCCTGTGGGCCATCCGCAGCTACCTGGAAAGCGTCGCCATCACGGAGTAA
- the exaA gene encoding quinoprotein ethanol dehydrogenase — protein sequence MTTREILPSAPRPLSRTIHCLVLAAGLGLGLPALAKTVSWEDIANDHVTTADVLQYGMGTSAQRYSPLAQINTDNVFKLTPAWSYSFGDEKQRGQESQAIVHDGVIYVTGSYSRVFAIDAKTGKRLWTYSHRLPDDIRPCCDVVNRGAAIYGDKIYFGTLDAAVVALNKDTGKVVWKKKFGDHGAGYTMTGAPTIVKDQKTGKVLLIHGSSGDEFGVVGQLFARDPDTGEEVWMRPFVEGHMGRLNGKESTPTGDVKAPSWPDDPKSPTGKKEAWSHGGGAPWQSASFDPATNTIIIGAGNPAPWNGWARTSEGGDPKDYDSLYTSGQVGVDPSTGEVKWFYQHTPNDAWDFSGNNELVLFDYKDKDGKTVKATAHADRNGFFYVVDRANGKLQNAFPFVDGITWASHIDLKTGRPVENEGQRPAKPEPGEKHGKAVEVSPPFLGGKNWNPMAYSQDTGLFYVPANHWKEDYWTEEVAYKKGSAYLGQGFRIKRMYDDHVGILRAMNPTTGKVAWEHKEKLPLWAGVLATKGNLVFTGTGDGFLKAFDAKTGKELWQFNVGTGIISPPITWEQDGEQYIGVTAGYGGAVPLWGGDMAELTKPVAQGGSFWVFKLPSWDAKTAKR from the coding sequence ATGACAACAAGAGAGATCCTGCCCTCCGCTCCGCGCCCGCTGAGCCGCACCATCCACTGCCTGGTGCTGGCCGCCGGCCTCGGCCTCGGCCTGCCGGCGCTGGCCAAGACGGTCAGCTGGGAAGACATCGCCAACGACCACGTCACCACCGCCGACGTGCTGCAGTACGGCATGGGCACCAGCGCCCAGCGCTACAGCCCGCTGGCGCAGATCAACACCGACAACGTGTTCAAGCTGACCCCGGCCTGGTCCTACTCCTTCGGCGACGAGAAGCAGCGCGGCCAGGAATCCCAGGCCATCGTCCACGACGGGGTGATCTACGTCACCGGCTCCTACTCGCGGGTGTTCGCCATCGACGCCAAGACCGGCAAGCGCCTGTGGACCTACAGCCACCGCCTGCCCGACGACATCCGCCCGTGCTGCGACGTGGTCAACCGCGGCGCCGCCATCTACGGCGACAAGATCTACTTCGGCACCCTCGATGCCGCCGTGGTCGCGCTGAACAAGGACACCGGCAAGGTGGTGTGGAAGAAGAAGTTCGGCGACCACGGCGCCGGCTACACCATGACCGGCGCGCCGACCATCGTGAAGGACCAGAAGACCGGCAAGGTGCTGCTGATCCACGGCAGCTCCGGCGACGAGTTCGGCGTGGTCGGCCAGCTGTTCGCCCGCGACCCGGACACCGGCGAGGAAGTGTGGATGCGCCCGTTCGTCGAGGGCCACATGGGCCGTCTGAACGGCAAGGAGAGCACCCCGACCGGCGACGTCAAGGCGCCGTCCTGGCCGGACGATCCCAAGTCGCCGACCGGCAAGAAGGAAGCCTGGAGCCACGGCGGCGGCGCGCCCTGGCAGAGCGCCAGCTTCGACCCGGCGACCAACACCATCATCATCGGCGCCGGCAACCCGGCGCCGTGGAACGGCTGGGCGCGCACCAGCGAGGGCGGCGATCCCAAGGACTACGACAGCCTGTACACCTCCGGCCAGGTCGGCGTCGACCCGAGCACCGGCGAGGTGAAGTGGTTCTACCAGCACACCCCCAACGACGCCTGGGACTTCTCCGGCAACAACGAGCTGGTGCTGTTCGACTACAAGGACAAGGACGGCAAGACCGTCAAGGCCACCGCCCACGCCGACCGCAACGGCTTCTTCTACGTGGTCGACCGCGCCAACGGCAAGCTGCAGAACGCCTTCCCGTTCGTCGACGGCATCACCTGGGCCAGCCACATCGACCTCAAGACCGGCCGCCCGGTGGAGAACGAAGGCCAGCGCCCGGCCAAGCCCGAGCCGGGCGAGAAGCACGGCAAGGCGGTGGAGGTGTCGCCGCCGTTCCTCGGCGGCAAGAACTGGAACCCGATGGCCTACAGCCAGGACACCGGGCTGTTCTACGTGCCGGCCAACCACTGGAAGGAGGACTACTGGACCGAGGAGGTCGCCTACAAGAAGGGCTCCGCCTACCTCGGCCAGGGCTTCCGCATCAAGCGCATGTACGACGACCACGTCGGCATCCTGCGCGCGATGAACCCGACCACCGGCAAGGTGGCCTGGGAGCACAAGGAGAAGCTGCCGCTGTGGGCCGGCGTGCTGGCCACCAAGGGCAACCTGGTGTTCACCGGCACCGGCGACGGCTTCCTGAAGGCCTTCGACGCCAAGACCGGCAAGGAGCTGTGGCAGTTCAACGTCGGCACCGGGATCATCTCGCCGCCGATCACCTGGGAGCAGGACGGCGAGCAGTACATCGGCGTGACCGCCGGCTACGGCGGCGCGGTGCCGCTGTGGGGCGGCGACATGGCCGAGCTGACCAAGCCGGTCGCCCAGGGCGGCTCGTTCTGGGTGTTCAAGCTGCCGAGCTGGGACGCCAAGACCGCCAAGCGCTGA